In one Pseudomonas purpurea genomic region, the following are encoded:
- a CDS encoding COX15/CtaA family protein: MAKPGFRLALFATLLALVVVLLGAYTRLTHAGLGCPDWPGCYGFISVPKSEAQLAHAELHFPDTPVVAHKGWNEMIHRYFAGTLGLLIVLLAARAWTHRHHPDQPLKLPLFLLAVVFAQAAFGMWTVTLKLWPQVVTGHLLGGFATLSLLFLLTLRLSGVLPALIVPRRLQHWATAGLLLVIGQIALGGWVSSNYAAVACIDFPTCHGQWLPSADFANGFHLTQHIGPNYLGGQLDSDARTAIHLTHRLGALLVTLVLLGLAWQLKVVGMTRLAGLVLVALAAQISLGISNVIFHLPLPVAVAHNAGGAALLLTMVLVNYHARTSLVRVRQPLPARWRFSLRKHSAGPTTLKGEMPWRL; this comes from the coding sequence ATGGCCAAACCTGGATTTCGCCTTGCGCTGTTTGCCACCCTGCTGGCGCTGGTCGTCGTGTTGCTCGGCGCCTACACCCGGCTGACCCATGCGGGCCTCGGTTGCCCGGACTGGCCGGGGTGCTACGGGTTCATCAGCGTGCCGAAAAGCGAAGCCCAACTGGCCCACGCCGAACTGCATTTTCCCGATACGCCAGTGGTGGCCCACAAGGGCTGGAACGAGATGATCCACCGCTACTTCGCCGGCACGCTGGGGCTGCTGATCGTGTTGTTGGCCGCCCGCGCCTGGACCCATCGGCATCATCCGGACCAACCCTTGAAGTTGCCGCTGTTCTTGCTGGCGGTGGTGTTTGCCCAAGCGGCGTTTGGCATGTGGACGGTGACCCTCAAGCTCTGGCCGCAAGTGGTGACCGGGCATCTGCTGGGTGGTTTTGCAACCTTGAGCCTGCTGTTTTTGCTGACGTTGCGTTTGTCCGGCGTGTTGCCAGCGCTGATTGTGCCCAGGCGTTTGCAGCACTGGGCGACCGCCGGGTTGCTGCTGGTGATCGGACAAATCGCCCTCGGTGGCTGGGTCAGCTCCAACTATGCGGCGGTGGCTTGTATCGATTTTCCGACCTGCCACGGCCAGTGGTTGCCGTCGGCGGATTTCGCCAACGGCTTTCACCTGACCCAACACATCGGCCCCAATTACCTGGGCGGGCAGCTCGACAGCGATGCCCGCACGGCGATTCACCTGACTCACCGCCTCGGCGCGCTGCTGGTCACCCTGGTGCTGCTGGGGCTGGCCTGGCAACTCAAGGTCGTCGGCATGACCCGGCTCGCCGGGCTGGTGCTGGTGGCATTGGCGGCGCAGATCAGCCTGGGCATCAGCAACGTGATTTTCCACCTGCCGCTGCCGGTGGCCGTTGCCCATAACGCGGGCGGTGCGGCGTTGTTGCTGACGATGGTGCTGGTCAATTACCACGCACGGACCAGCCTGGTCCGGGTCAGGCAGCCACTGCCTGCACGCTGGCGCTTCAGTCTGCGCAAGCACTCGGCCGGGCCCACAACCCTTAAAGGAGAAATGCCATGGCGACTCTGA
- the cyoE gene encoding heme o synthase, translating into MATLIGERHGRAIWRDYLELTKPKVVVLMLITSLVGMFLATRAGVPWTVLVFGNLGIGLCAGGAAAVNHVVDRRIDAVMARTHKRPLAEGRVSPTAALTFALLLAVAGQALLLAFTNPLTAWLTLASLLGYAVVYTGFLKRATPQNIVIGGLAGAAPPLLGWVAATGHVSAEPLLLVLIIFAWTPPHFWALAIHRKEEYAKADIPMLPVTHGEHYTKVHILLYTFALLAVSLMPYVIHMSGLLYLVCALVLGARFLQWAVVLYRGTRPHAAINTFKYSIYYLFLLFIALLVDHYLVLNL; encoded by the coding sequence ATGGCGACTCTGATCGGCGAACGGCACGGCCGGGCGATCTGGCGCGACTATCTGGAGCTGACCAAGCCCAAAGTGGTGGTGCTGATGTTGATCACCTCGCTGGTGGGCATGTTCCTGGCGACCCGTGCCGGGGTGCCGTGGACAGTGCTGGTGTTCGGTAACCTGGGGATCGGGTTGTGCGCGGGGGGCGCGGCGGCGGTCAACCACGTGGTGGACCGGCGTATCGACGCCGTGATGGCCCGTACCCATAAGCGGCCACTGGCCGAAGGCCGGGTTTCACCGACCGCTGCCCTGACCTTTGCACTCTTGCTGGCCGTGGCCGGGCAAGCCTTGTTGCTGGCCTTCACCAACCCGCTGACGGCCTGGCTGACGCTGGCCTCGTTGCTCGGTTATGCAGTGGTCTACACCGGTTTCCTGAAACGCGCCACGCCGCAGAACATTGTCATTGGCGGCCTGGCGGGCGCCGCGCCACCGTTGCTGGGCTGGGTCGCCGCCACCGGCCATGTCAGCGCTGAACCGCTGTTGCTGGTGCTGATTATCTTCGCCTGGACCCCGCCGCATTTCTGGGCACTGGCGATTCACCGCAAGGAGGAATACGCCAAGGCCGATATCCCGATGCTGCCGGTGACCCATGGCGAGCACTACACCAAGGTTCACATTCTGCTGTACACCTTCGCCTTGCTGGCGGTAAGCCTGATGCCGTATGTGATCCACATGAGCGGCCTGCTGTACCTGGTGTGCGCACTGGTGCTGGGCGCAAGGTTTCTGCAATGGGCCGTGGTGCTGTACCGTGGCACTCGGCCGCACGCGGCGATCAACACCTTCAAGTACTCTATTTACTACTTGTTCCTGCTGTTTATCGCCCTGCTCGTAGACCACTACCTAGTGTTGAACCTATGA
- a CDS encoding SCO family protein, with protein MTRTQKTVFILVALVALVLGLTVNKVLTSKGQGDPTALIDAGIILLPQSRNLPNVQMTNQDGQPVTVNELKGKWSLLFFGYTFCPDICPTTLAQLRQIKSELPADAVDQLQIILVSVDPNRDNPQQLKQYLGYFDPQFIGLTPASIEDLQKVANAVSIPFIPADTSKPNYTVDHSGNLAVIGPDGTQRGFIRAPLNNAKLVAQLPVMLKRK; from the coding sequence ATGACTCGAACTCAGAAAACCGTCTTTATTCTCGTCGCTCTGGTGGCCCTGGTCCTGGGGCTGACCGTCAACAAAGTGCTGACCAGCAAGGGCCAGGGCGACCCGACGGCGTTGATCGACGCCGGGATCATCCTGCTGCCGCAAAGCCGCAACCTGCCGAACGTGCAGATGACCAATCAGGATGGCCAACCGGTCACGGTCAACGAGCTGAAAGGTAAATGGAGCCTGTTGTTCTTCGGCTACACCTTCTGCCCGGACATCTGCCCGACCACCCTGGCGCAGTTGCGGCAGATCAAGAGTGAACTGCCGGCAGACGCGGTCGACCAGTTGCAGATCATTCTGGTCAGCGTCGACCCGAACCGCGACAACCCCCAGCAGCTCAAGCAGTACCTGGGTTACTTCGACCCGCAGTTCATCGGCCTGACTCCGGCGTCGATCGAGGACCTGCAGAAAGTCGCCAACGCGGTGAGCATCCCGTTCATCCCGGCCGACACCAGCAAGCCCAACTACACCGTGGACCACAGCGGCAACCTGGCAGTGATCGGCCCGGACGGTACGCAGCGCGGGTTCATTCGCGCACCGTTGAACAACGCCAAACTGGTGGCGCAGTTGCCGGTGATGCTCAAGCGCAAGTAA
- a CDS encoding MetQ/NlpA family ABC transporter substrate-binding protein, whose protein sequence is MKKLLVAFAAVAAFSAQAAETLTVAATPVPHAEILEFVKPALAKEGVDLKVKVFTDYVQPNVQVAEKRLDANFFQHKPYLDEFNKAKGTHLISVAGVHLEPLGAYSSKYKTLADLPGGANVVIPNDATNGGRALLLLEKAGLIKLKDANNILSTVKDITENTKDLKFRELEAATIPRVLTQVDLALINTNYALEAKLDPSKDALTIEGKDSPYVNILVARPDDKDSDAMKKLVAALHSPEVKAFILEKYKGAVLPAF, encoded by the coding sequence ATGAAAAAACTACTCGTTGCGTTCGCTGCCGTTGCAGCGTTCTCTGCCCAGGCCGCTGAAACCCTGACCGTGGCCGCGACCCCGGTCCCGCACGCGGAGATCCTGGAGTTCGTGAAACCGGCATTGGCCAAAGAAGGCGTGGACCTCAAGGTCAAGGTCTTCACCGACTACGTTCAGCCGAACGTGCAAGTGGCCGAAAAACGCCTGGACGCCAACTTCTTCCAGCACAAGCCGTACCTTGATGAGTTCAACAAGGCCAAGGGCACGCACCTGATCAGCGTGGCCGGCGTGCACCTGGAACCGCTGGGTGCTTACTCCAGCAAGTACAAGACACTGGCGGACCTGCCGGGCGGCGCCAACGTCGTGATCCCGAACGATGCCACCAACGGTGGCCGCGCGCTGCTGCTGCTGGAAAAGGCCGGCCTGATCAAGTTGAAGGATGCGAACAACATCCTGTCGACCGTCAAGGACATCACCGAGAACACCAAGGACCTGAAATTCCGTGAACTGGAAGCCGCGACCATCCCGCGCGTGCTGACCCAGGTCGACCTGGCGCTGATCAACACCAACTACGCGCTGGAAGCCAAGCTTGACCCGTCCAAGGACGCGCTGACCATCGAAGGCAAAGACTCGCCTTACGTGAACATCCTGGTCGCCCGCCCGGACGACAAGGACAGCGACGCGATGAAGAAGCTGGTTGCTGCCCTGCACAGCCCGGAAGTCAAAGCCTTCATTCTGGAGAAGTACAAAGGCGCGGTATTGCCGGCGTTCTGA
- a CDS encoding methionine ABC transporter permease has protein sequence MEALMSFFSNIDWYEIWLATGDTLMMLGGSLLFTVLLGLPLGVLLFLCSPRQLLEAKGFYALLSLIVNILRSLPFIILLIVMIPFTVLITGTSLGVGGAIPPLVVGATPFFARLVETALREVDRGIIEATQAMGATTRQIITNALLPEARPGIFAAITVTAITLVSYTAMAGVVGAGGLGDLAIRFGYQRFQTDVMIVTVVLLLVLVQVLQTVGDKLVVHFSRK, from the coding sequence ATGGAAGCCCTGATGAGTTTCTTCAGCAATATCGACTGGTACGAAATCTGGCTGGCCACCGGCGACACCTTGATGATGCTCGGCGGTTCGCTGCTGTTCACGGTACTGCTCGGCCTGCCGCTGGGCGTGCTGCTGTTCCTGTGCAGCCCGCGCCAACTGCTCGAAGCCAAGGGTTTCTACGCACTGCTGTCGCTGATCGTGAACATCCTGCGCTCGCTGCCGTTCATCATCCTGCTGATCGTGATGATTCCGTTCACCGTACTGATTACCGGCACCTCGCTGGGCGTCGGCGGTGCGATTCCGCCACTGGTCGTGGGCGCCACGCCGTTCTTCGCCCGCCTGGTGGAAACCGCCTTGCGTGAAGTGGATCGCGGCATTATCGAAGCCACCCAGGCCATGGGCGCGACGACACGGCAAATCATCACCAATGCCCTACTGCCAGAGGCCCGTCCGGGTATCTTCGCGGCGATTACGGTGACGGCTATTACACTGGTGTCCTACACGGCAATGGCCGGTGTGGTGGGTGCCGGTGGTCTGGGCGACCTGGCGATCCGTTTCGGTTACCAGCGTTTCCAGACCGATGTGATGATCGTGACCGTGGTGTTGCTGCTGGTGCTGGTGCAGGTTCTGCAAACCGTCGGCGATAAGCTGGTGGTGCACTTTTCCCGAAAATAA
- a CDS encoding methionine ABC transporter ATP-binding protein yields the protein MIEFQNVHKTYRVGGKDIPALHPTNLTIENGQVFGLIGHSGAGKSTLLRLINRLEDASGGKITVDGEVVTALTPNDLRRFRQQVGMIFQHFNLLASKTVADNVALPLTLAGELSRSDIDKRVAELLDRVGLADHAKKYPAQLSGGQKQRVGIARALATKPKILLCDEATSALDPQTTASVLQLLAEINRELKLTIVLITHEMDVIRRVCDQVAVMDAGMIVEQGPVAEVFLHPKHPTTKRFVQEDEHIDESEQRDDFAHVPGRIVRLTFQGDATYAPLLGTVARETGVDYSILAGRIDRIKDTPYGQLTLAITGGDMEAAFARFTAAEVHMEVLR from the coding sequence GTGATCGAGTTTCAAAACGTCCATAAAACCTACCGCGTCGGCGGCAAGGATATTCCCGCACTGCACCCGACCAATCTGACGATTGAGAATGGTCAGGTGTTCGGCCTGATAGGCCATTCCGGTGCGGGAAAAAGTACCCTGCTGCGCCTGATCAATCGCCTGGAAGACGCCAGCGGCGGCAAGATCACCGTTGACGGCGAAGTCGTCACGGCTCTGACCCCGAATGATCTGCGGCGCTTTCGTCAGCAGGTCGGGATGATTTTCCAGCACTTCAACCTGCTGGCATCCAAGACCGTCGCCGACAACGTCGCGCTGCCTCTGACCCTGGCAGGCGAGCTGTCACGCAGTGACATCGACAAGCGTGTGGCCGAATTGCTTGACCGTGTGGGTCTGGCTGACCATGCCAAAAAGTACCCGGCGCAGCTGTCCGGTGGCCAGAAGCAACGCGTCGGCATCGCCCGCGCCCTGGCGACCAAGCCGAAGATTTTGCTCTGCGACGAAGCCACCAGTGCCCTCGACCCGCAAACCACGGCGTCGGTCCTGCAATTGCTGGCCGAGATCAACCGTGAGCTGAAACTGACTATCGTGCTGATCACCCATGAAATGGACGTGATCCGTCGGGTCTGCGACCAGGTCGCCGTAATGGACGCCGGCATGATCGTCGAGCAAGGCCCGGTGGCCGAGGTGTTCCTGCACCCCAAGCACCCGACCACCAAGCGTTTCGTCCAGGAAGACGAACACATCGACGAGAGCGAACAGCGCGACGACTTCGCCCACGTGCCAGGCCGTATCGTACGTCTGACGTTCCAGGGCGACGCCACCTACGCGCCGTTGCTGGGAACGGTCGCCCGTGAAACAGGCGTGGACTACAGCATCCTCGCCGGTCGTATCGACCGCATCAAAGACACCCCTTACGGGCAACTGACCCTGGCCATCACCGGCGGTGACATGGAAGCGGCGTTCGCCCGCTTCACCGCGGCTGAAGTCCACATGGAGGTGCTGCGTTAA
- a CDS encoding PA5502 family lipoprotein encodes MKPFASRYLLLIAFSLLLGACQSTPPASEVPDARATAIAQLEQSLASSELATAEDQLAALQAETPNDQSLEQYQRQLAEAYLQRSQIVLQKGDVNAAATALSRARALMPKAPALTGGVNSAITHARKAELDQAEAALKAAEAQPVAKVIDPSAESTTIALNITDSRQLRRQLDAIATDVVNYQCDVSIQAPRTQDYPWLATLLSKRVKKLDAGFDLKIERQILRHVPAQMVLTPRKP; translated from the coding sequence ATGAAGCCGTTCGCCTCCCGTTATCTGCTCCTTATCGCGTTTTCCCTGCTGCTGGGTGCCTGCCAAAGCACGCCGCCAGCCTCCGAGGTTCCGGATGCCCGGGCCACGGCCATCGCGCAGCTGGAACAAAGCCTGGCCAGCAGCGAACTGGCCACCGCCGAAGATCAACTCGCGGCCCTGCAGGCCGAGACGCCCAACGATCAATCGCTGGAGCAGTATCAGCGGCAATTGGCCGAAGCCTACCTGCAACGCAGCCAGATCGTCCTGCAAAAAGGCGATGTGAATGCCGCCGCCACGGCGTTGAGCCGTGCTCGCGCACTGATGCCCAAGGCCCCGGCGCTGACCGGTGGCGTCAACAGCGCCATCACCCATGCGCGCAAAGCCGAGCTGGATCAGGCCGAAGCCGCCCTCAAGGCGGCCGAAGCCCAACCCGTCGCCAAAGTGATCGACCCGAGTGCTGAAAGTACAACGATTGCATTGAACATCACCGATAGCCGGCAATTGCGTCGACAACTGGACGCGATCGCCACCGATGTGGTGAATTATCAGTGTGACGTCAGCATCCAGGCACCGCGCACCCAGGATTACCCGTGGCTGGCCACACTGCTGAGCAAGCGGGTGAAGAAACTGGATGCCGGGTTTGATCTGAAGATCGAACGACAAATCCTGCGACACGTTCCGGCACAGATGGTTCTGACACCGCGCAAGCCTTGA